One window of the Rosa rugosa chromosome 3, drRosRugo1.1, whole genome shotgun sequence genome contains the following:
- the LOC133737929 gene encoding uncharacterized protein LOC133737929 — protein sequence MAFRKRSKSRQEQKADEGNGFDEGSSTSDSDSSDNVSESLSDIDDAEISPYLLTKKEALYKTIIWEAMHKDYVEKRSTRKRARKAKEAGPRRKAAKTSTKKSDEGHSNLAPEVKKGRSSKINYNAINEEDCRLEEGLESNEKVIGAEAQDGQGYYDDNYESEHENQYNEEDESYYANDDGDDNGHNDGWF from the coding sequence ATGGCATTCCGAAAGCGATCCAAGTCGAGGCAAGAGCAGAAAGCTGATGAGGGTAATGGTTTTGATGAGGGCTCAAGTACATCAGACTCGGATAGTAGTGATAATGTCTCGGAAAGTCTTTCTGATATTGACGATGCCGAGATTTCTCCATACCTACTAACCAAGAAGGAGGCACTGTATAAAACCATCATCTGGGAAGCAATGCACAAGGATTATGTCGAGAAAAGAAGTACTAGAAAAAGAGCCAGAAAAGCCAAGGAAGCTGGTCCTCGGAGAAAGGCAGCCAAAACTTCTACCAAGAAATCGGATGAAGGGCATAGTAATCTTGCACCGGAAGTCAAAAAAGGACGGAGTTCGAAAATCAACTATAATGCCATAAATGAAGAGGATTGCAGGTTGGAAGAAGGTTTGGAGTCTAACGAGAAAGTCATCGGTGCAGAGGCTCAAGACGGACAAGGCTATTATGATGATAATTATGAGTCTGAGCATGAAAACCAGTACAATGAAGAGGACGAGTCTTATTATGCaaatgatgatggtgatgataaCGGGCACAATGATGGATGGTTCTGA
- the LOC133739051 gene encoding uncharacterized protein LOC133739051, which produces MELCQISGQLAFKSGHLPPSSVIRMTCAPDVKSRNRMFIAGMGFVGQALTLDLKKQGWDVSGTCTSITKKKKLEEEMGFDMYLFDANEPDVTTMDVMKLHTHMVVSVPPIPGIGDPMLQHEQLLRKALLGGNLQWLCYLSSTSVYGDCDGAWVDEDYPPNPTREVGKLRLAAEKGWLHLGQSLGISTKVFRLGGIYGPGRSAVDTIIKQEALSKSQRMRGYRQFTSRIHVEDICQAIEASICTASSREVYNIVDDDPAPREAVFEHARDLLDKKWPGWIKQASEQRESTVTVMKDGSMGEKRVCNARMKKELGLRLLHPSYRSGLQSIIDQMDKPFST; this is translated from the exons ATGGAGTTGTGTCAAATTTCGGGTCAATTGGCATTCAAATCGGGTCATCTGCCCCCAAGCTCCGTCATTCGAATGACCTGCGCACCGGACGTAAAATCTCGGAACCGGATGTTCATCGCCGGAATGGGTTTCGTCGGACAGGCGTTGACGCTTGACCTCAAGAAGCAGGGATG GGATGTCTCTGGGACTTGTACAAGCAttaccaagaagaagaaactcGAGGAAGAAATGGGCTTTGATATGTACCTATTTGATGCAAATGAACCAGA TGTGACCACCATGGATGTTATGAAGCTCCATACTCACATGGTTGTGTCAGTCCCTCCAATTCCTGGTATTGGTGATCCG ATGCTGCAACATGAACAACTTCTAAGGAAAGCACTTTTGGGGGGAAATCTTCAATGGCTTTGCTATTTGTCCTCAACTA GTGTATATGGAGATTGTGATGGTGCATGGGTAGATGAGGA TTATCCCCCTAACCCCACAAGGGAGGTGGGAAAATTAAGGTTAGCTGCTGAGAAAGGATGGTTACACTTGGGGCAGAGTTTGGGCATCTCAACAAAAGTATTTCGGCTCGGAGGTATCTATGGTCCTGGTAGAAG TGCTGTTGACACCATAATCAAGCAGGAAGCCTTATCAAAAAGTCAGAGAATGAGAGGATATAGGCAGTTCACATCAAGGATTCATGTTGAGGACATTTGTCAAGCTATTGAGGCCAGTATTTGCACAGCTTCCTCCAG GGAAGTTTATAATATTGTTGATGATGATCCTGCCCCAAGGGAAGCAGTGTTTGAGCATGCAAGAGACTTGCTTGACAAAAAATGGCCAGGCTGGATCAAACAGGCTTCTGAACAAAGAGAATCTACAGTAACTGTTATGAAAGATGGTTCGATGGGTGAGAAGAGAGTTTGCAATGCTCGTATGAAGAAGGAACTAGGACTTAGGCTTCTTCATCCTAGTTATAGATCAGGATTACAAAGTATTATTGACCAAATGGATAAACCATTTTCAACATAG
- the LOC133738174 gene encoding protein TIC 20-I, chloroplastic: MIPNACTRPSGFISVNSRVCKPSICSSPVLSCIPRFQSKSAFQCIISWSSPQKAMPLLHPCAASSPFFSGDQGSLLRTIPTLQRRGRSSMAPQASKDVPYSFRFPPMMKKPKWWWRTLACLPYLMPLHETWMYAETAYHLHPFLEDFEFFTYPFLGAIGSLPSWFLMAYFFVAYLGIVRRKEWPHFFRFHVVMGMLLEIALQVIGTVSRWMPLAIYWGKFGMHFWTAVAFAYLFTVLECIRCALAGMYADIPFVCDAAYIQIPYD, encoded by the exons ATGATTCCAAATGCATGTACCAGACCCAGTGGGTTTATCTCTGTAAATTCGAGAGTATGTAAGCCATCGATATGCAGTAGCCCTGTGTTGTCATGCATTCCTCGTTTTCAAAGTAAGAGTGCTTTTCAATGTATCATTTCATGGAGTTCCCCTCAGAAGG CTATGCCGCTTCTGCACCCCTGTGCTGCGTCGAGCCCATTTTTCAGTGGGGATCAAGGCAGCCTTTTACGCACAATCCCCACACTGCAAAGGCGAGGCAGATCCAGTATGGCCCCTCAAGCATCTAAGGATGTCCCATACAGTTTTCGGTTCCCTCCCATGATGAAGAAGCCAAAGTGGTGGTGGAGGACATTGGCATGTCTCCCCTACTTAATGCCTCTACACGAGACATGGATGTATGCAGAGACAGCCTATCACCTGCACCCTTTCCTGGAAGACTTTGAGTTCTTCACATACCCATTTCTTGGCGCCATTGGGAGTTTGCCCAGCTGGTTCTTGATGGCATACTTTTTCGTTGCATATCTTGGAATTGTGAGGAGAAAGGAGTGGCCTCACTTCTTCAGATTTCATGTGGTGATGGGCATGCTACTGGAGATTGCCTTGCAGGTGATAGGGACTGTGAGCCGTTGGATGCCACTTGCTATTTACTGGGGTAAATTCGGGATGCACTTCTGGACAGCCGTTGCATTTGCTTACCTATTTACAGTGTTGGAGTGCATACGCTGTGCTCTTGCTGGTATGTACGCTGATATCCCCTTTGTTTGTGATGCTGCATATATTCAAATTCCCTATGACTAA
- the LOC133737930 gene encoding uncharacterized protein LOC133737930, whose protein sequence is MNNLWDQIRRSQDEDDEEMMATNAIVIAAVAEESGNQHRGRGSHPGRAPNEERLREERGKGMLADYFVDQPVFKDPVFRTRYRMSLNLFKRISTDLCQYDRYFVQMSDATGKVGLLPEQKMTAALRMLAYGAGADQCAEYCRMAKSTSVTALQHFTRGIVDLYSAEYLRAPTAADLRRLLAKAERRGFPGMIGSIDCMHWQWKNCPTGWAGEYSGRKQIPTIILEAVASYDTWIWHAFFGMPGACNDLNVLAKSHELTAGRAPLIQFQVNNRAHSLGYYLADGIYPRWATFLKTVRNPTCPKEIEFAKAQEGYRKDVKRCFGILQSRFGIVRGAARGWHKEDLRYIMLTCIILHNMIVENERPEDSDDELESDDEKDNNMRPRIAEVWEGPTGRDFDPVGRDAHHMNGFMDRYQQIRSEHNHSNLQEDLIQHFWEFQGNRSI, encoded by the coding sequence ATGAACAATTTGTGGGATCAAATTCGACGGTctcaggatgaagatgatgaagagatgaTGGCCACCAACGCCATTGTCATCGCTGCAGTCGCAGAAGAATCTGGAAACCAACACCGAGGGCGCGGTTCTCATCCGGGTCGTGCACCAAATGAGGAACGACTTAGAGAAGAAAGGGGAAAAGGTATGTTGGCCGACTACTTTGTCGACCAGCCAGTGTTCAAAGATCCGGTGTTTCGAACACGTTACAGGATGAGTCTCAATCTCTTCAAGCGTATATCTACTGACCTTTGCCAGTATGATCGTTACTTTGTTCAAATGTCAGATGCTACCGGCAAAGTCGGACTGCTTCCGGAGCAGAAGATGACAGCTGCCTTGCGAATGCTTGCTTACGGTGCAGGGGCAGATCAATGTGCTGAGTATTGTCGGATGGCGAAATCCACCTCCGTCACAGCCCTTCAGCACTTTACACGAGGAATTGTTGATCTTTACTCAGCAGAATACCTCCGCGCTCCTACTGCAGCCGACCTTAGACGACTTCTTGCCAAAGCTGAGAGGAGAGGTTTTCCAGGAATGATTGGGAGCATCGACTGTATGCATtggcaatggaagaattgtccGACAGGTTGGGCTGGAGAATATAGTGGTAGGAAACAGATCCCCACTATCATCCTGGAAGCAGTCGCATCTTACGACACCTGGATTTGGCACGCATTCTTTGGAATGCCCGGGGCATGCAACGACCTGAACGTCTTGGCAAAGTCTCATGAGCTTACCGCCGGTAGAGCACCTCTGATCCAATTCCAAGTTAACAACAGAGCTCACAGTCTAGGGTACTATCTCGCCGACGGTATTTATCCTCGATGGGCGACTTTCTTGAAAACTGTTCGAAATCCTACATGCCCCAAGGAAATCGAGTTTGCAAAGGCTCAAGAGGGGTATAGGAAGGATGTAAAGAGatgttttggtatattacagTCACGGTTTGGTATTGTTAGAGGAGCTGCTCGTGGGTGGCATAAAGAGGACCTTCGATACATTATGTTGACGtgtattatattacacaacatgatTGTCGAAAATGAACGACCTGAAGACAGCGATGATGAGTTGGAGTCCGATGATGAGAAGGATAACAATATGAGGCCCAGGATTGCTGAGGTATGGGAGGGACCAACCGGTAGAGACTTTGATCCTGTTGGtagagatgctcatcatatgaaCGGATTCATGGACCGCTACCAACAAATTAGATCTGAGCACAATCACTCCAACCTTCAGGAAGACCTCATTCAACACTTTTGGGAATTTCAAGGCAATAGGAGTATCTAG
- the LOC133739615 gene encoding PWWP domain-containing protein 3-like — MVEEFRVGKMVEDVRVEKMMVEDGRVDRMVEYDGVKEKVDEAKAFESSMMGEDDQDYDYDFCVGDIVWVKTKINTWWPARIHDPADASKYGGIESDQEDCLLVGYFGMGHVAWCRRYQLKPFPSISSRFQGRARLEFSLKL, encoded by the coding sequence ATGGTTGAAGAATTTAGAGTTGGGAAGATGGTTGAGGATGTTAGAGTTGAGAAGATGATGGTTGAAGACGGTAGAGTTGACAGGATGGTTGAATATGATGGAGTTAAGGAGAAGGTGGATGAGGCCAAAGCATTCGAATCGAGTATGATGGGTGAAGATGATCAAGATTATGATTATGATTTTTGTGTGGGTGATATTGTGTGGGTTAAAACCAAAATAAACACATGGTGGCCTGCTAGAATTCATGATCCTGCAGATGCATCAAAGTACGGAGGAATTGAAAGTGACCAAGAAGACTGTCTGCTAGTTGGGTACTTTGGGATGGGTCATGTTGCTTGGTGCCGTCGATACCAACTGAAGCCTTTCCCCAGTATTTCGAGCAGATTTCAGGGCAGAGCAAGGCTAGAATTTTCATTAAAGCTGTAG